One genomic window of Halobellus limi includes the following:
- the lrp gene encoding HTH-type transcriptional regulator Lrp yields the protein MTYENLDAKLINALLGDGRASLRSLAEDLDVSVTTVSNHLRDLEDEGVIEGYSPRVNYDALGYDVTAIIQLKVEGSALPDITERLKGHKQMVTVYEVTGDYDVIAVGKFEDTDGMNDQIKELLTDTDIRESNTSVVLNAVVENAQFDLDVDE from the coding sequence ATGACGTACGAAAACCTCGACGCAAAACTGATCAACGCACTACTCGGGGACGGTCGCGCCAGCCTCCGAAGCCTCGCGGAGGACCTCGACGTCTCGGTCACGACCGTCTCGAATCACCTCCGGGACCTCGAAGACGAGGGCGTCATCGAGGGGTACTCCCCGCGCGTGAACTACGACGCGCTCGGCTACGACGTCACGGCGATCATCCAGCTGAAGGTCGAGGGGAGCGCCCTCCCGGACATCACCGAACGGCTCAAGGGACACAAACAGATGGTCACCGTCTACGAGGTGACCGGCGACTACGACGTCATCGCGGTCGGGAAGTTCGAGGACACCGACGGGATGAACGACCAGATCAAAGAGCTGCTCACGGACACGGACATCCGCGAGTCGAACACGAGCGTCGTCCTCAACGCCGTCGTCGAGAACGCGCAGTTCGATCTCGACGTCGACGAGTAG
- the glnA gene encoding type I glutamate--ammonia ligase gives MTDENESSAAPDGGLSAEAQRVIDEIEEKDVDFLRLQFTDILGTVKNVAVPATQAEKAFTDGIYFDGSSIEGFVRIQESDMRLKPDPETFAILPWRDGRSARLICDVINTSTGEPFEGDPRTVLKRVLERAEDMGYTVNVAPEPEFFLFEEDEEGRATTKTNDAGGYFDLAPKDLASDVRRDIIYGLEQMDFEIEASHHEVAEGQHEINFEYDDALTTADNVGTFRTVVRAIAAQHDLHATFMPKPIPKINGSGMHTHVSLFDEDGNNAFHDEDDEFNLSDTAHSFLAGVLEHAPAITAVADPTVNSYKRLVPGYEAPVYVAWSDRNRSALIRKPAARVPAASRIELRSPDPSCNPYLAFAAIITAGLDGIEEGLEAPDPVRENIYEFDEEKREEYGIDTLPANLGEAVSALEEDEVIEEALGEHVYEKFIEAKTQEYDEFRIDVSQWELDRYLETY, from the coding sequence ATGACGGACGAAAACGAATCTTCCGCCGCACCCGACGGCGGGCTCTCCGCCGAAGCACAGCGCGTCATCGACGAGATCGAGGAGAAAGACGTCGACTTTCTCCGCCTGCAGTTCACCGACATCCTCGGGACCGTAAAGAACGTCGCCGTCCCGGCGACGCAGGCCGAGAAGGCCTTCACGGACGGCATCTACTTCGACGGGTCCAGCATCGAGGGCTTCGTCCGCATCCAGGAGTCGGACATGCGCCTCAAGCCCGACCCCGAGACGTTCGCGATCCTCCCGTGGCGCGACGGCCGGTCGGCGCGACTCATCTGCGACGTCATCAACACGTCGACGGGCGAGCCCTTCGAGGGCGACCCGCGAACCGTCCTCAAGCGCGTGCTCGAACGCGCAGAGGACATGGGATACACCGTCAACGTCGCCCCCGAACCGGAGTTCTTCCTCTTCGAGGAGGACGAGGAGGGCCGCGCGACGACGAAGACCAACGACGCCGGCGGCTACTTCGACCTCGCGCCGAAGGACCTCGCGAGCGACGTCCGCCGCGACATCATCTACGGCCTCGAACAGATGGACTTCGAGATCGAGGCCAGCCACCACGAGGTCGCCGAGGGCCAACACGAGATCAACTTCGAGTACGACGACGCCCTCACCACCGCCGACAACGTCGGGACGTTCCGGACGGTCGTCCGCGCCATCGCGGCCCAGCACGACCTCCACGCGACGTTCATGCCCAAGCCGATCCCGAAGATCAACGGCTCGGGGATGCACACCCACGTCTCGCTGTTCGACGAGGACGGCAACAACGCCTTCCACGACGAGGACGACGAGTTCAACCTCTCGGACACCGCGCACTCGTTCCTCGCGGGCGTCCTCGAACACGCCCCGGCGATCACGGCCGTCGCCGACCCGACGGTGAACTCCTACAAGCGCCTCGTCCCCGGGTACGAGGCGCCCGTCTACGTCGCGTGGTCCGACCGGAACCGCTCGGCGCTGATCCGCAAGCCGGCCGCCCGCGTCCCCGCGGCCTCCCGGATCGAACTCCGCTCGCCGGACCCGTCGTGTAACCCCTACCTCGCCTTCGCGGCGATCATCACGGCCGGTCTCGACGGCATCGAGGAGGGCCTCGAAGCGCCCGACCCGGTCAGAGAGAACATCTACGAGTTCGACGAGGAGAAACGCGAGGAGTACGGCATCGACACGCTGCCGGCGAACCTCGGCGAAGCCGTCTCCGCGCTCGAAGAGGACGAGGTCATCGAGGAGGCGCTCGGCGAGCACGTCTACGAGAAGTTCATCGAGGCGAAGACCCAGGAGTACGACGAGTTCCGCATCGACGTCTCCCAGTGGGAACTCGACCGCTACCTCGAGACGTACTGA
- a CDS encoding phosphatase PAP2 family protein: protein MTAPVTPLASRGVGEIAFAESLPEAVASVFWVLTHLGNPYLLLALVALAYLLGDRVGISRRSAAFALGLGLCAIGLTVGLKHLFGLPRPPVSYRDGLGFPSGHALGSTTFWGGVAVLAHRGRWRRRLALAGGVVAVVALSRVLIGVHYLADVAAGVAIGVAFLAAAFALGPGFALDDPTGALAAPTRRHVTALFGAALAFGLAALLVAPGESELFLGIGTAAGAVVAWHRLGDRAATATIDLSGRALAVGGTGLAVVLGAMSGTAKLAESGLLIALVGAVGAACLLALPVVLARTATGESETRSS from the coding sequence ATGACCGCTCCAGTAACGCCGCTGGCCTCCCGCGGCGTCGGCGAGATCGCGTTCGCCGAGTCGCTCCCCGAGGCGGTCGCGTCCGTCTTCTGGGTGCTCACACACCTCGGAAACCCGTATCTCCTCCTCGCGCTCGTCGCGCTCGCGTACCTCCTGGGCGACCGCGTCGGCATCTCTCGCCGAAGCGCCGCGTTCGCGCTCGGCCTCGGACTGTGCGCTATCGGGCTCACGGTCGGACTGAAACACCTCTTCGGGCTCCCGCGCCCGCCGGTCTCCTATCGCGACGGCCTGGGCTTCCCAAGCGGGCACGCGCTCGGTTCGACGACGTTCTGGGGCGGCGTCGCCGTCCTCGCCCACCGCGGGCGATGGCGACGCCGACTCGCGCTCGCCGGGGGTGTCGTCGCGGTCGTCGCGCTCTCCCGCGTCCTCATCGGCGTTCACTACCTCGCGGACGTCGCGGCCGGCGTCGCGATCGGCGTCGCCTTCCTCGCGGCGGCGTTCGCGCTCGGACCGGGGTTCGCTCTCGACGATCCGACCGGGGCGCTCGCGGCCCCGACACGCCGGCACGTCACGGCGCTCTTCGGCGCCGCGCTCGCCTTCGGCCTCGCGGCGCTCCTCGTCGCCCCGGGCGAGAGCGAACTGTTCCTCGGGATCGGCACCGCGGCGGGGGCCGTCGTCGCCTGGCACCGACTCGGCGACCGCGCGGCGACGGCGACGATCGACCTCTCGGGACGCGCGCTCGCCGTCGGCGGAACCGGGCTGGCGGTCGTCCTCGGCGCGATGAGCGGGACGGCGAAACTGGCCGAGAGCGGCCTCTTGATCGCTCTCGTCGGTGCCGTCGGTGCGGCCTGCCTGCTCGCGCTCCCGGTCGTCCTGGCACGGACCGCGACGGGCGAGTCCGAGACCCGGAGCTCCTAG
- a CDS encoding HFX_2341 family transcriptional regulator, which translates to MQTHIVPVGFDYDRLIAPLIRDQQDVDRVILLEGAVGSESNVEYSRNLSGKLEKDFQNLLGSDTERVVVADVYDYDAAFEQAYDLINAELDAAGDSEVWVNVSAMPRPVSFAFATAAHSIMVERQEDRDRIHTYYTAPEKYLETDLAEEVRAAKELLGELLAGADVEDERVRERYESAEDILEEFDERGTTIGAKRIGDSHIVELPIASFQNVKPFEEVILFELGEYGEFDSVSELAETLARDMNEEYTDSFRSKVIYNVDRLGPGGKGYIEQEEHGKSYRTRLSRIGQLWVRAHAEDEPLSD; encoded by the coding sequence ATGCAGACTCACATCGTGCCGGTCGGCTTCGACTACGACCGGCTCATCGCCCCGCTCATCCGGGACCAGCAGGACGTCGACCGGGTGATCCTCCTGGAGGGGGCCGTCGGCAGCGAGTCGAACGTCGAGTACTCGCGGAACCTCTCGGGGAAGTTGGAGAAGGACTTCCAGAACCTGCTCGGATCCGACACCGAGCGCGTCGTCGTCGCCGACGTGTACGACTACGACGCGGCGTTCGAGCAGGCCTACGACCTCATCAACGCCGAACTCGACGCCGCCGGGGACTCGGAGGTGTGGGTGAACGTCTCGGCGATGCCGCGGCCGGTCTCCTTCGCCTTCGCCACCGCCGCCCACTCGATCATGGTCGAGCGCCAGGAGGACCGCGACCGGATCCACACCTACTACACGGCTCCGGAGAAGTACTTAGAGACCGATCTCGCCGAGGAGGTCCGCGCGGCGAAGGAACTGCTCGGAGAGCTGCTGGCCGGCGCGGACGTCGAGGACGAGCGGGTCCGCGAGCGCTACGAGTCGGCCGAAGACATCCTAGAGGAGTTCGACGAGCGCGGGACGACCATCGGCGCGAAGCGCATCGGCGACAGCCACATCGTCGAGCTGCCGATCGCGTCCTTCCAGAACGTCAAGCCGTTCGAGGAGGTCATCCTCTTCGAGCTCGGCGAGTACGGCGAGTTCGACTCGGTCTCCGAGCTCGCGGAGACGCTCGCCCGCGACATGAACGAGGAGTACACCGACTCGTTCAGATCGAAGGTCATCTACAACGTCGACCGACTCGGCCCGGGCGGGAAGGGGTACATCGAACAGGAGGAACACGGGAAGTCCTACCGGACCCGGCTCTCGCGGATCGGGCAGCTCTGGGTGCGCGCCCACGCGGAGGACGAACCGCTCTCGGACTGA